The Leadbetterella byssophila DSM 17132 DNA window TCAAAAATCTAGCTTAGAGAGATGGACAGGTAGATTAAGAGCTGAATCTCAAGTTACTAAGTTCTTAAAATTAGGAGCTAACTTAAGCGGTACTTATAGATTAGGAAGCGGGCCTTCTTCTTTCTCCGGCTCTTCTTATATCAACCCATTCTTCTACACTCGTTTTGCTGGTCCTATCTTCCCTATCCACTTACATAATGCTGATGGTACTTATGCACTGGATGGAAACGGTAATAAACAATATGACCGTGGTGACTTACGTCCTTTCTCTGGTGGACGTCATAGCATTTGGGAAAATGAATTAGATGAAACTTTGGTTACACGTAGTGCAATAGGTGGTAGAACTTTTGCTACCATCAATATCTTAAAAGATTTGAAATTCACTACTAACTTATCAATGGACTACGAAACCATCAATACTCGCGAATTTGATAACGCAGTATTAGGTGACGGCGCTCCTTCTGGTAGAGCTTACAATCAATTTGACGGAACTCGTTCCATTACTTGGAACCAGTTACTAGAATACGAGAAAAATGTTGGTAAAAACAACTTCAACTTCCTATTAGGTCACGAAGCTTATCAATATAAGTATAACTACCTAAGAGGTGGACGTTCAGGTCAAGTAGTTGACGGTGTAATTGAATTAGTTAACTTCTCTGAAGTACTTTCATTGAGTGCATATGAGGACAACTACAGAATTGAATCTTATTTCTCACGTTTGAACTGGGATCATGATGGTAAGTATATGGGATCCGTATCCTTCCGTCGTGATGGTAACTCTCGTTTTGCTCCAGATGTTCGTTGGGCTAACTTCTGGTCACTAGGTGGTGCTTGGAACATTAAGAAAGAAAGCTTCTTCAATGCTCCTGATATTGATATCTTGAAACTTCGTGCTAGCTACGGTCAAGTAGGTAATGATGCCGGTGTAGGTTACTATCCTTACCATGCGCTTTATCAATTGGGCTACAACAATAACGGTGTACCTGGTTTCTTACAGCAAAACATTCCTAACCCTGAGTTAACTTGGGAAACCGGTAAAAACTTCGATATCGGTGTGGACTTCGGTTTCTTCAACAAGAGACTTACAGGATCATTGGAATACTTCAATAGAGTAACTGACGGTTTGATCTTTGGTGTACCTGTTCCATTCCAAAACGGTGGTTTAACCGGATCTGGTGGATTTAGCATCAACAAAAACATCGGTAGTCTATATAACAGAGGTATTGAATTATCTCTAAACGGAAGAGTAGTAAAATCGGGTGACTTCACTTATGATGCAACCCTTAACTTGACTTCCTTCAAAAACCAAATCACTAAGATGCCAGATGATCAACCATTAATCATCAATGGTACTAAAGCATATGAAGTAGGACGTTCAATTTATGACTTCTACTTGAGAGAATATGCGGGTGTAGATGCAGAATCTGGTCAAGCACTTTATAAAACTAACCAAATCACTGCTAACACAAAGATTGTAAACGGAGATACTTTAACTACAGTTATTGGTGAAGCTAACTATAGATTCTCTGGTGAATCATCTATTCCTAAGTTCTACGGATCATTGAACAACAACTTCCGTTACAAAGGATTCTCTTTGGGCGTATTGTTCACTTTCCAAGTGGGTGGTAAAGTTTATGACTCTGTTTACGGATCGTTGATGCACTCTGGAACTTACGGTAACTCTATGCACAAAGACATCTTAGGTCGTTGGACAGAAGAGAATAAAAACTCTAACATCCCTCGTTTGGATAACGCTAGAACAGCTGACTTTGGTGGAGGTTCTACTCGTTGGTTAACTTCTGCTTCTTATTTCCAGTTGAACAACATCACTCTAGGATATGACATTCCGGCTAGCTGGGCGAAAGCCATCCAAGCTAAGAATGCTCAGATCTACGTTACGGGTGAAAACCTATACTTGGGTTCTGCTAGAAGAGGTATGAACGTTACAGGTAGCTTTAACGGAACCGTGGATAACAGTTATAACTTTAACAAAGTTTACACTGCAGGTATCAAGGTTGGTTTTTAATTCTTAAGGAACACAGACATCATGAAATTAAAAGTATTAGCAATATCCCTAATTGCCGCAGGAATGTTCAGCTCTTGTAAGCAAGAGTTCTTAGAAACAAAACCGACGGACAAAACTTCCACAGCGGATGCTTTCGCTACCACCAAGAATGCTTGGGCGGCAGTGAACGGTATGCACCGTTATATGTGGTCTCAGATCTACGGCCAACAGTCGCAAGGTGGTTACGCAGGTAATATGTTGAAAGTCGATATCTACGGAGAGGACTTAGTATTCCCTAACACCGCAAGTAGCTGGTTAAGAAGCGAGTATCAGTGGTTAAGCAACAATAACCCTTCTCACTATGCTAACCTATATCACTGGGGCTTCCACTATGCATTGATCGGTAACGCGAACATGATCATCGCGAACATTGACAATGCAGTGGGTGAACAAAAAGATAAGGATGCTATCAAAGCTGAAGCTTTGACATACCGTGCCTTCTCTTACTTCCAGTTGGTACAATTGTTCGGTAAGCGTTATGTTGCTGGTCAACCTAACTCTGACCTAGGTGTTTCTCTAATCCTTACTCCTTCTACGACTCCTGCTCCTAGAAGCACTGTAGCAGAGGTGTACGCTCAAATCGATGCAGATATCAACGAAGCTATCGCTTTGTTTAACTCATCTGGATTCAAGAGAAATGCAAAATCGCACTTCGATATTAACGTAGCTCAAGGTATTAAAGCTAGAGTTGCCTTAACGAAACAAGATTGGGCTACAGCTGTTGAAGCTGCTCGCGCTGCTCGTGCAGGATATCCTTTAATGAGCTCTGCAGATTACGTGAAAGGTTTCAATAACTACGAGAATAACGAGTGGATGTGGGGTTCTAGAATCATCACTGCTGAGACGAACTATTTCTACTCGTATTTTGCTTACATTTCTCATAATTTCAACTCTACTGTAATCAGAACAAACCCTAAATTGATCTTCTCTAAACTGTACGATAAAATATCAGCTACAGATATTAGAAAGACTTTGTTCGATCCTACAGGAACTGCATGGACTATGCCGTCAAGCTCTTACCAAAGATTCCCGTACATGCACAAGAAGTTCTTAGTTAACGATCCTGCAAACTCAGTAGGTGATATTCCTTACATGCGTGCAGCGGAAATGTACTTGATCGAAGCTGAAGCTCTTGCCGCACAAGGAAAAGATGCAGAAGCAGCTGAAGTATTGTATAACCTAGTGATCACTCGTGATCCAGCTTATACCAAATCTACTAAAACAGGCGCAGAACTATTGGATGAGATCCTAACTCAAAGAAGAATCGAGCTTTGGGGCGAAGGATTCCGTTTCTACGACTTGAAGAGAAGAGGTTTAAAACTGGATAGAACAGGTGGTAACCATAATGCAACTTATACTAACGGCTTAATGACTGTTGAGCCAGATGATAAGAGATGGCAGATGGCTATTCCTGACGAGGAAATCAAGAGAACTAACGGTGTTGTAGTACAGAACCCTCTGTAACTCACGCCTTACAAAAATAGAAGCAACCCTGCCCTCCGGTAGGGTTGCTTTTTTTATACAAAGGCACTAAATCCTGTGATGGATCTACCCACAATCAGTGTATTGATTTCTTTGGTCCCTTCGTAAGAGTATATGGCTTCAGCATCTGCAACGAACCTGGCTACATTATAATCCAGAAGTATACCATTGCCTCCCATTACTTCTCTCGCTCCTCTAACAATGTCCCTGGTCCTAAGTGTACAGAACACCTTAGCTAAGGAGGCATGTTCGTCTTTCAATTTATCTTCATCCTGCAGTTCAGATAAGCGATAAACCAACGTTTGCATAGCCGTCAGATTAGAAATCATCTCTACTAGGTGATTTTGGATCAACTGAAAAGAGGCAATGGGCTTACCAAATTGCTTCCTGGTTTTAGTATATTCCAAAGCATTTTCATAGGCTCCCCGTGCACAGCCTACCGCCATCCATGCTACACCCGCCCTAGTCATTCGTAATACGTTTGCAGTATCTTTAAAGCTGTTTGCATGAGGGAGCCTGTCTTTCTCTTCCACTATGCAATCTTTCAAAGTAATCAGACCATTTTGAACGATACGAAGAGCCATCTTCCCCTTTATCTTTTCCACATGAACACCAGGATTCTCCTTCCTTACTAAAAAACCTTTCACCTCCCCACTATCTACGTCCCTGGCCCAGATGATAATCACATCAGCAAAGGTGGCATTGCCTATCCACTTTTTTTGTCCATTCAATACCCAGCCGTCAGCTGTTTGCTTACAAGTTGTAGTAAGTCCACCGGCAGCTCCGGAACCCACTTCAGGCTCAGTCAAACCGAATGCCCCTATCTTTTCCATTCTATTCATTTTCGGAAGCCATTCCTGTTTCTGTTCCTCTGAACCACATAAATAGATAGAACCCATACTGAGCCCACTTTGTACACCGAAGAAGGTGGCAATGGATGCATCTACCCGAGCCATCTCCATAGCCAGCACTCCTTCCATCATATAAGGTAAATTAGGACATCCATACCCTTCAAATGTAACTCCTGCTAGCCCTAGATCCCCCATTTTAGGAATCAGTTCAAAAGGAAACTCATCCCTTAACCAATATTCATTCACAATAGGCGCTACTTCCGTTTCCATAAATTCCCGAACTTTCAATTGGAGGGCCCTTTGCTCGGCGGTAAGTTTATCACTCAATTCATAGAAATCCGGATTAGGCTCCGGTAAGGGTTTATTCCTCTTGCCACCGGAATTCAGCATCTTCATGAGACCTTGTAGTTGGGCCGCATCCATCTTACTCAATTGCTGCATGGCTCCAGCCAAATCTACTTTCTCATTTAAGGCTTTCAGTTGCTTTAAATCGACTTGCTTCAGCAGGGCAATCACCTGCCTGATGTCTTGGATTATACTCATTTCATAAGGATTTTGCTTAGACAAATTGCGAAATCTCTGGGGCAAATCCTAGGACTTATGCAGATATCCGGAGGTAATTGTAGTGTATTTAAATGGATCCGTATAATAGCCCTATTGCGTTTGAGCAAAAAAGTAGAAACTGTAATAAGAAATTATTTCTAAAGGGATCAGAAAATTATAGCGCAGAATTGTACGATTACAAAAGCCTTGTACGCTTAGAGTACACCATACCATTTGAAAATTTTTCTATTGGTATTAGTGAAATTAGATGGGAGTTCTAATACGGTCTATGAGCCTATTTTATTAAGAAACCAGTATTTGAGCAGTGATTAAAAGAAGGGCCTATAACCCTTTTTTGGAAAGTTCCTTTCTCACCCTACTAAGACTCTCAGGAGTTATTCCCAAATAAGAAGCAATCATCCACTGTGGTACCCTCATCATGAGGTCAGGATAGGTCTTCACAAATTCCAAATAACGCTCTTCTGCACTGGCTCCTATCAGCATGGATATTCTGTGTTGCAATTGGCCTATATGCCTTTGCAATAGCGTTTCATTATATTGGGCAAAGCTCTTAGTCCCTACTGCAGCCTGACACATAAAATCCTGGCTCAAGAAGGCCACCTTCGTTTCTTCTATGGCATCTATAAAATATTCTGTAGGGGAATGAAAAAAGATGGAAGCTCTGTCCGCTAAGAACCAGCCTTCCGGAGCAAATTGGACGATATGCTCTTTTCCGCCATTGTCTATTGTATAAAAACGTAGCAACCCTTCTTCTATAAATAAGGATTCTTCACAGATTTCACCGGCACGTAATGCGAACTCCCCTTTTTGTATGGTCTTCCTTTGCATAAATGGCTCTAAGCCCTTCACCTCCTCTACAGTTAAACCTGCTCTTTCTATCAGATAGTCCTGCAACTTCATATCCAGGGATCTTTTAATGATTGTGCCATTTTAATGTATTTGTCGGCTGACTGACCCAGTTTAACCGCACCTTTGCTTAGGAAATAATACAGATAATCTACCTCAGGATGAGTCCTCTCTATTTCTTCCCAAACCTTCATGGCTTCCGCATATAAGCCCTTTTGGAACAAAATCAAACCTGCATTTCTCTTGACATAGGGATCTTCTTCATCCAGAACTTCTGCCCTTCTCTGGATGTTCTCTCCTTCTATTGCCTTACCAGACTCAATATTAAATAATACCAAATTATTCAAAACAAATAGGGCCTGCGGATCTTTCTTCTCTGCCTTATGTAAGAGTTCTAAGCCTTTTTCAAACTCCCTTTTCCTTCCATAAAGCACCGCCCTATTGTTTAGAGCATAAACGAAGTCCGGTTGGATAGCCAAAGCTTTATCCAGAACCACTTCCGCTTCTTTATCCCTGTATTGAACCAGATACACATAGCCTAAATTAGTCAAGGCCTCCACGTACTGAGGCGACAATTCGATGGCCTTTTTCAAGCGCTCCTCCCCTTCTTGAAACTTGTTTTGTAGAATGTAGTTTTGTCCTACCGCGTTCCAGTAGGAAGAGGAGGTGTCTAATTTGGATTGTAATCCGTCTAAAAGAGATTGAGCTTTCTCCGTATTCCCGGTTTCAGAATACCACTTAGCAAGGTTAAAATGGGCATCCGTGAAGGTTCTATCCAGTTCAACTGCCTTCTTGAAATCGTCTCCGGCTTCCTCTAGCCTACCCCATTGAAGGTAAATCAAACCTCTGTTATTATAGGCATCTGCTAATTCAGGATCCTTCTTGATGGCTTCAGAAAAAAAGTGCTCTGCTTTGTCAAACTCTTTCTTTTTAAAATGAAAATTTCCCCTCGTAAAAAACTCCGCAGATTCTTTTCTATTTTTGCAGGAAACGTTAGTCAATAATATACAAAAAACGATTAAAACTATTCTCATGAGATTCGTTAAGAACATTGAAAATGATTACTGTGCAGCCACACTATTTTCCGCTAATAATAAGTACATTATAAAATTTGAAGCAGGTAACTTAGAACAAATTTACAAAGTATCTGAATTAGATGTATCCGGAGAGGATGATGTAGAGGAAATGTTAGGGGATACTTTTATGAAAAAGGTCATGCAAAGGTTCCAGGAAATGCATGAGGATTTTGATGAAATACTGGATTCAATAGATTAATCTGTATTGATTTTTAAACATTTTATAGTAGATATTCGGGATTATAAAATTCCATTCAAAAAATATCTACAATAGATGCTTAAATTTATGGGTTGAATAACCTTTTGGATTTCACCGTGATAACAGAACCAAAAAAGTACTTCCTCATCGACTTTGACAGCACCATCACGAAGGTGGAAGGTCTAGATGAGTTAGCCGCTATAGCCCTAAAATCAGATCCTGAGGGAGAGAGCAAAGTAGCGAGAATAAAAGAATTAACAGACAAAGGTATGGCGGGAGAGCTATCCTTTTCTGAATCCCTCACGCAGAGACTGGCCTTACTGAAAGCTAACAAAAGCCATGTTGATATTTTAATTGAGTTCCTCAAAGAAAATATAACTGACTCATTTGATAGGAACAGGGCCTTCCTTAAAGAATTTGCAGATCAAATTCTGATCATTTCCAGTGGATTTAAAGATTTCATTGTTCCTATAGCCAAACACTTGGGACTTAAACCGGAGAATGTCTACGCCAATACCTTTATCTACAATGAGACGGGAGATATTGTCGGTGTAGATCAGTCTAATCCTCTTTCCAAAACTGGTGGTAAAATAGAGGTAGTTAAGTTCTTGAACTTAGATGGACATGTTTCTGTCATAGGAGATGGATTTACGGATTTTGAGATCAAGAAGCATGGCCTTGCCCAGAGGTTTTATGCCTTTATAGAAAACGTGGAAAGAAGTTCTGTTACTTCAGTTGCTGACTTTGTCATCAAAAGTCTGGACGAATTCCTTTTCTATAACCAATTACCCAGAGGCTACTCCTATCCAAAGAGCATGATCAAAGTGCTCCTCTTGGAAAACGTTCACCCTGCTGCAAAAGCAGCTTTTGAAGAACAAGGATTCAATGTGGAATTCCTAAAAGGGGCTCTAGATGAAGATGAACTTTGTGAAAAGATCAAAGACGTCTCTATCATAGGTATCCGTTCCAAAACTCAAATCACGAAGAGAGTTCTGGAACATGCCGAAAAACTTTTAGCCATAGGAGCTTTCTGCATTGGAACTAACCAAATAGATCTGAAAGAAGCTGAAAAAAGAGGTATCTGTGTTTTCAACGCCCCTTATAGCAATACCCGTTCGGTGGTAGAATTAGTGATCGGAGAGATGATCATGCTGATTCGTAAGGTATTTGTAAAAAGTACCGGTATGCACCAAGGGAAATGGGATAAATCTGCCGTTAACAGTTTTGAAGTTAGAGGCAAAAAACTGGGAATGATAGGTTATGGGCACATTGGTACACAACTTTCCGTTCTAGGGGAAGCTTTAGGAATGGAAGTTTATTTCTATGATATTGCCGACAAAATGCCGATAGGCAATGCGAAGAAATGCCGCAGTATGGAAGATGTCTTTAGAGTGGCGGATATAGTCTCCTTACATATAGACGGTAGAGAATCTAACACCCATCTTATCGGTGAGAAAGAGTTCAATCAGATGAAGGATGGAGTCATCTTCTTAAACCTCTCCAGAGGTCATGTGGTAGATATCCCTGCTTTAGTGCAGGCTTTGAAATCAGGAAAAGTGGGAGGTGCCGGAGTAGACGTATTTCCTCATGAGCCAAAAACAAATCATGAGCCTTTCAAATCCGAACTCATGGGTTTGGAAAACGTCATACTTACACCTCATATAGGTGGATCTACGGAAGAAGCGCAAGAAGGAATAGGAAATTATGTACCTGAGCGACTTTTGGAATACATTAATAACGGAAGTACTACAGGAACGGTGAACTTCCCTGAACTCAGTTTGCCATTATTACACGATTCCCATCGTCTATTGCATATCCATAAAAATGTACCAGGAATTTTAGCGAAATTGAATAATATTTTCGCGAAACACCATATCAACATTCGCGGTCAGTATTTGAAAACGAGCGCGGAAATTGGATATGTGATCGTTGATATTGAAAAATCTTATTCCAGGGAATTTGTACAGGACCTAAAGAGCATAGAGGAAACTATTCGTTTCCGTATGTTGTTCTAATTATATAGGCGCTACTTTTCTGTAGCGCCTTTTTTTATGCCCAAGTCTTCTGTAACTCGACCGGATACGTCACACGTATACCGTTTTCTCCAAGGGCTTTCTTGATTTCTTTGTAGGATTTATAGTATACATCCCAGTAGGTTTTATCTGTAGCGAAAGGACGAACGTCTAATAAAACCGCATTCTCCGCAAATTTCTGTATCTCTATAGTAGGTTCATCTGACAATCTGGAATCGACCCCGTCTAATGCACCTCGAATAATGGATTTCACCCTATCAAAATCTTCCTCATAAGGCATGGCCACGGTTAAGTCTACTCTTAATTTGCCATTGGCACTTAAGTTAGTCATGACATCACTAGTGGCTATTCCATTCGGAATTACTACCCTCTTATTATCTGGGGTACGAATTACTGTATTGAAGATTTGGATCTCCTCCACATTTCCGAAAGTTCCTTTTAGATCAACCAAATCACCTACCTTGTAAGGCTTAAAGATTAAAATCATTACACCTGAGGCGAAATGCTGCAAAGATCCCTGCATAGCTAGCCCAATGGCTAAACCTGCTCCACCTAAAAGCGCTATGAAGGATGCAGTCTTTACACCAAATCTCTCCGCAACAGAGATCACTACTAAGACCTTTATCAGGACCACAAGCATAGAACTTAAGAAAGGTACTATAGTAGAATCCACTCCTCTGCTTTTTAAGGCTTTCCGTATTAAGGAGCCAACTTTGTTTGCAACCCAAAATCCAATAATCAAGGTCAGTATGGATACAAGCAAAATGGGAGCAAAATCCATCAATTTTTGAAGGGCATAATCCGTCTTTGTAAGTAAGGTTTCCATATGTTAATGTGAATTTATTTTACTTATGACCCTATTATGAAGAATAAGTCACGTGAAAACATTAACTTTAAGGCTAGTAAATTCTACCTTTGACTAAAAAACATGCGATGATGAAAACCTGGTTAATCGTAATTGTATCCGGAGCGGTAGCCGCCTTGGTACTAAGTAATATTGGTTTGATAAAGAATATCTTTTCTGCGAAGAACGGTATAAGCACTATGGAAGAAAATTTTACACACAAAGGATCCTTTTATGACTTTACAGTAGATGATCTTGAGGGTAATCCTGTAGATCTGTCTGTTTACAAAGGCAAAAAAGTGGTTATCATCAACACTGCTTCGAAATGCGGTTTTACTCCACAATATGCAGAGTGGCAGAAATTTCATGAAAAGTATGGAGATAAAATTGCCGTCTTGGGCTTTCCTGCTAATAATTTTATGAGCCAAGAACCCGGAAGTAACGAGGAAATTGCAGAATTTTGCCAGAGAAATTATGGCGTTACTTTCAAGATGTTCTCTAAAGTAGACGTAAAAGGAAAAGATAAGGCACCTCTCTATCGCTGGTTAAGTGAAAAGGACTTAAACGGATGGAACGATAAAGAACCTACCTGGAACTTTTGCAAATACGTGGTGGACGAAAACGGCAACTTAACGCACTTTTTTGAATCAAAGATAACTCCGGATAATGAGCAATTCCGGAAGGCTGTAGGAGTTTAATGAAGAAATGGATATCTGCCGCCAGGTTAAGAACTTTACCCCTGGCCTTGTCAAGTATATTAATGGGAGGCTTTTTAGCCCAAAGTGTTTTCATGTTCCGATGGGATGTTTTTCTTTGGGCCGTCATAACCACTATATTACTCCAAGTGATGTCCAATTTCGCCAATGATTATGGAGATACTCAGAATGGTGCTGATTCTTCAGATCGGATAGGCCCTGCACGTGCGGTGCAGAGCGGAGAGATTAGCAGAAGGCAAATGTTTATAGCCATCTGTATTACCGGCTTGGCTGCCTTTCTAAGCGGGCTTTGGCTATTGTATACCTCTTTTGGCGGTTTTGAGTCTAAATACTTTAAGATCTTCCTATCTCTAGGTATTTTGGCCATTGGAGCAGCTTATACCTACACCGCAGGTAAGAGACCTTACGGCTATCAGGGATTGGGAGATATATCTGTTTTCCTTTTCTTTGGTTTGACGGCGGTCATTGCCAGTTACTTCCTGTATACTCTGCATTTGGAATGGGAAATAGCCTTACCTGCCATCTCATGTGGAGCCTTAGCTACCGGAGTATTGAATATCAATAATCTTAGAGACAGGACATCAGATGAAAAGGCCGGTAAAATAACCT harbors:
- a CDS encoding SusC/RagA family TonB-linked outer membrane protein translates to MIKRITLLFVMVIIGLNLAYAQTEVSGVVKAADDGLGVPGVSVMVKGSTNGVSTDASGNYVIRNVPSGATLVFKAVGFESQEVAVNGKTTVNVTLKSDERMLEEVLVIGYGTISADKHVGASAQIGADKIALRPTANALNAVIGAAPGIQATSAGGAPGSAPSIRVRGFGSINASNDALYVVDGVPYDAGSSNINPDDIETISVLKDASTTAIYGSRGANGVVMITTKKGKTGKQNFNFHASAGVIARGLPEYDLVNAEEYYPLQWEAYRNALAYGQKIPMNIANQIASGQLDSYNGSSYKGIYSMLNYNPFNVPNNQIVGVDGKLNPAAKLLYPEDLDWASAVENGGKSRQNYNLSYDGGTNKNNYYASLGYTKEEGFIQKSSLERWTGRLRAESQVTKFLKLGANLSGTYRLGSGPSSFSGSSYINPFFYTRFAGPIFPIHLHNADGTYALDGNGNKQYDRGDLRPFSGGRHSIWENELDETLVTRSAIGGRTFATINILKDLKFTTNLSMDYETINTREFDNAVLGDGAPSGRAYNQFDGTRSITWNQLLEYEKNVGKNNFNFLLGHEAYQYKYNYLRGGRSGQVVDGVIELVNFSEVLSLSAYEDNYRIESYFSRLNWDHDGKYMGSVSFRRDGNSRFAPDVRWANFWSLGGAWNIKKESFFNAPDIDILKLRASYGQVGNDAGVGYYPYHALYQLGYNNNGVPGFLQQNIPNPELTWETGKNFDIGVDFGFFNKRLTGSLEYFNRVTDGLIFGVPVPFQNGGLTGSGGFSINKNIGSLYNRGIELSLNGRVVKSGDFTYDATLNLTSFKNQITKMPDDQPLIINGTKAYEVGRSIYDFYLREYAGVDAESGQALYKTNQITANTKIVNGDTLTTVIGEANYRFSGESSIPKFYGSLNNNFRYKGFSLGVLFTFQVGGKVYDSVYGSLMHSGTYGNSMHKDILGRWTEENKNSNIPRLDNARTADFGGGSTRWLTSASYFQLNNITLGYDIPASWAKAIQAKNAQIYVTGENLYLGSARRGMNVTGSFNGTVDNSYNFNKVYTAGIKVGF
- a CDS encoding RagB/SusD family nutrient uptake outer membrane protein, translated to MKLKVLAISLIAAGMFSSCKQEFLETKPTDKTSTADAFATTKNAWAAVNGMHRYMWSQIYGQQSQGGYAGNMLKVDIYGEDLVFPNTASSWLRSEYQWLSNNNPSHYANLYHWGFHYALIGNANMIIANIDNAVGEQKDKDAIKAEALTYRAFSYFQLVQLFGKRYVAGQPNSDLGVSLILTPSTTPAPRSTVAEVYAQIDADINEAIALFNSSGFKRNAKSHFDINVAQGIKARVALTKQDWATAVEAARAARAGYPLMSSADYVKGFNNYENNEWMWGSRIITAETNYFYSYFAYISHNFNSTVIRTNPKLIFSKLYDKISATDIRKTLFDPTGTAWTMPSSSYQRFPYMHKKFLVNDPANSVGDIPYMRAAEMYLIEAEALAAQGKDAEAAEVLYNLVITRDPAYTKSTKTGAELLDEILTQRRIELWGEGFRFYDLKRRGLKLDRTGGNHNATYTNGLMTVEPDDKRWQMAIPDEEIKRTNGVVVQNPL
- a CDS encoding acyl-CoA dehydrogenase family protein, whose product is MSIIQDIRQVIALLKQVDLKQLKALNEKVDLAGAMQQLSKMDAAQLQGLMKMLNSGGKRNKPLPEPNPDFYELSDKLTAEQRALQLKVREFMETEVAPIVNEYWLRDEFPFELIPKMGDLGLAGVTFEGYGCPNLPYMMEGVLAMEMARVDASIATFFGVQSGLSMGSIYLCGSEEQKQEWLPKMNRMEKIGAFGLTEPEVGSGAAGGLTTTCKQTADGWVLNGQKKWIGNATFADVIIIWARDVDSGEVKGFLVRKENPGVHVEKIKGKMALRIVQNGLITLKDCIVEEKDRLPHANSFKDTANVLRMTRAGVAWMAVGCARGAYENALEYTKTRKQFGKPIASFQLIQNHLVEMISNLTAMQTLVYRLSELQDEDKLKDEHASLAKVFCTLRTRDIVRGAREVMGGNGILLDYNVARFVADAEAIYSYEGTKEINTLIVGRSITGFSAFV
- a CDS encoding Crp/Fnr family transcriptional regulator, producing the protein MKLQDYLIERAGLTVEEVKGLEPFMQRKTIQKGEFALRAGEICEESLFIEEGLLRFYTIDNGGKEHIVQFAPEGWFLADRASIFFHSPTEYFIDAIEETKVAFLSQDFMCQAAVGTKSFAQYNETLLQRHIGQLQHRISMLIGASAEERYLEFVKTYPDLMMRVPQWMIASYLGITPESLSRVRKELSKKGL
- a CDS encoding tetratricopeptide repeat protein; this encodes MRIVLIVFCILLTNVSCKNRKESAEFFTRGNFHFKKKEFDKAEHFFSEAIKKDPELADAYNNRGLIYLQWGRLEEAGDDFKKAVELDRTFTDAHFNLAKWYSETGNTEKAQSLLDGLQSKLDTSSSYWNAVGQNYILQNKFQEGEERLKKAIELSPQYVEALTNLGYVYLVQYRDKEAEVVLDKALAIQPDFVYALNNRAVLYGRKREFEKGLELLHKAEKKDPQALFVLNNLVLFNIESGKAIEGENIQRRAEVLDEEDPYVKRNAGLILFQKGLYAEAMKVWEEIERTHPEVDYLYYFLSKGAVKLGQSADKYIKMAQSLKDPWI
- the serA gene encoding phosphoglycerate dehydrogenase translates to MNNLLDFTVITEPKKYFLIDFDSTITKVEGLDELAAIALKSDPEGESKVARIKELTDKGMAGELSFSESLTQRLALLKANKSHVDILIEFLKENITDSFDRNRAFLKEFADQILIISSGFKDFIVPIAKHLGLKPENVYANTFIYNETGDIVGVDQSNPLSKTGGKIEVVKFLNLDGHVSVIGDGFTDFEIKKHGLAQRFYAFIENVERSSVTSVADFVIKSLDEFLFYNQLPRGYSYPKSMIKVLLLENVHPAAKAAFEEQGFNVEFLKGALDEDELCEKIKDVSIIGIRSKTQITKRVLEHAEKLLAIGAFCIGTNQIDLKEAEKRGICVFNAPYSNTRSVVELVIGEMIMLIRKVFVKSTGMHQGKWDKSAVNSFEVRGKKLGMIGYGHIGTQLSVLGEALGMEVYFYDIADKMPIGNAKKCRSMEDVFRVADIVSLHIDGRESNTHLIGEKEFNQMKDGVIFLNLSRGHVVDIPALVQALKSGKVGGAGVDVFPHEPKTNHEPFKSELMGLENVILTPHIGGSTEEAQEGIGNYVPERLLEYINNGSTTGTVNFPELSLPLLHDSHRLLHIHKNVPGILAKLNNIFAKHHINIRGQYLKTSAEIGYVIVDIEKSYSREFVQDLKSIEETIRFRMLF
- a CDS encoding mechanosensitive ion channel family protein, which codes for METLLTKTDYALQKLMDFAPILLVSILTLIIGFWVANKVGSLIRKALKSRGVDSTIVPFLSSMLVVLIKVLVVISVAERFGVKTASFIALLGGAGLAIGLAMQGSLQHFASGVMILIFKPYKVGDLVDLKGTFGNVEEIQIFNTVIRTPDNKRVVIPNGIATSDVMTNLSANGKLRVDLTVAMPYEEDFDRVKSIIRGALDGVDSRLSDEPTIEIQKFAENAVLLDVRPFATDKTYWDVYYKSYKEIKKALGENGIRVTYPVELQKTWA
- a CDS encoding glutathione peroxidase, whose product is MMKTWLIVIVSGAVAALVLSNIGLIKNIFSAKNGISTMEENFTHKGSFYDFTVDDLEGNPVDLSVYKGKKVVIINTASKCGFTPQYAEWQKFHEKYGDKIAVLGFPANNFMSQEPGSNEEIAEFCQRNYGVTFKMFSKVDVKGKDKAPLYRWLSEKDLNGWNDKEPTWNFCKYVVDENGNLTHFFESKITPDNEQFRKAVGV
- the menA gene encoding 1,4-dihydroxy-2-naphthoate octaprenyltransferase, translated to MKKWISAARLRTLPLALSSILMGGFLAQSVFMFRWDVFLWAVITTILLQVMSNFANDYGDTQNGADSSDRIGPARAVQSGEISRRQMFIAICITGLAAFLSGLWLLYTSFGGFESKYFKIFLSLGILAIGAAYTYTAGKRPYGYQGLGDISVFLFFGLTAVIASYFLYTLHLEWEIALPAISCGALATGVLNINNLRDRTSDEKAGKITLAVRLGRKGTIYYHFLLLALAMFCAWLYIDLKNGNWYYLLSFPLILLNGFQVAKSENPDPYLKTLSLTSLFFVIVFGLSLIFR